Genomic window (Fretibacterium sp. OH1220_COT-178):
GATAAGAATTTGGCGCTCGAGTTGGTCCGCGGGACGGAGGCTGCGGTCATGGCCAGCGGCCGCTGGTTTGGGCGAGGCAGCAAGAACGATGTGGACCGCGCTGCCGTCGAGGCCATGCGCTACATGCTCAACAGCGTCAGTATGAAGGGGACCGTCGTCATCGGGGAAGGAGAAAAGGACGAGGCTCCGATGCTCTTCAACGGGGAGGAACTGGGGCTGGGAGACGGGCCGGAGGTGGACATCGCCGTCGACCCCATCGATGGTACGCGGCTGATGGCCTGCGGCCTGGGCGGGGCCATTAGCGTCGTCGCCGCCGCGGACAGGAACAGCATGTTCAGCCCTCAGGATCTCTTCTATCTGGACAAGATTGTGACGGGGCCTGAGGCCGCCGATTTTATCGACATCGAGGCGCCGGTTCACGTCAACCTGCGCCGCGTCGCCAAGGCCAAGAACAAGGATGTCGAGGACGTCACGGTCGTGATGTTGGACCGTCCCCGAAACGATGCCATCCGCGAGGAGGTCTGTAAACTCGGCGCCCGCATTCGTCTGATCCCCGACGGAGACGTCAGCGGGGCTCTG
Coding sequences:
- the glpX gene encoding class II fructose-bisphosphatase encodes the protein MSLFASDKNLALELVRGTEAAVMASGRWFGRGSKNDVDRAAVEAMRYMLNSVSMKGTVVIGEGEKDEAPMLFNGEELGLGDGPEVDIAVDPIDGTRLMACGLGGAISVVAAADRNSMFSPQDLFYLDKIVTGPEAADFIDIEAPVHVNLRRVAKAKNKDVEDVTVVMLDRPRNDAIREEVCKLGARIRLIPDGDVSGALTTCWTDATADLLLGSGGSPEAVITACAVKCLGGNMQCRPYFRNEEDEEKAKARGLTRHSVLELEDLVKGDNVFFAATGASDGDMLRGVRYKGKHIHTSSICMRGKSGTVRHISAVHSPKKLSELGSAIDYSPKH